A single region of the Acipenser ruthenus chromosome 57, fAciRut3.2 maternal haplotype, whole genome shotgun sequence genome encodes:
- the LOC117407690 gene encoding zinc finger protein 391-like isoform X1, translated as MDVSVSVSFFKNELGPAIELAVQAAVETVLCEITKVVGTKLAGLQVEIAETLNENQTLKRRLKRTETELKSVREREKTSRAKTTSNKRHAPHFTEQLGVPSWANNNNNNPAFVPHPKDRGLNVDEPCVSFLGDQVTEAGTEYNAASFAHCLPILINRDCGTLADPETSHLIIQEDGTDRSVSIRDDAFPRIDDIWGGGGATGRGIEEDQDYQRSQEHCVPNEGLDPLHIKEELSDIRSVLIGDEGTHPACVTDPASELDPVPVKQEDPEQDCVEIKEDLNRSSASLPCPNNYAGLVNQFSIETEKAAAFKKPRGSAKWQQPRKIGKTHSLSQSVASPSFPAFRKQHQHISVSERAYDSPQSLSLFENLRQHQRVLTGEKPYHMPDRGKRFKEEVQLRQHQRIPTGESRHPCNVCGKSFTRIKTLHIHQRIHTGEKPYPCTHCGTSFRHLDSLKKHQRIHTGEKPYKCTECGNIYRHLTSLKHHQRIHAGQRS; from the exons atggacgtcagcgtctccgtgtcgtttTTTAAAAACGAGCTCGGCCCCGCCATCGAGCTGGCCGTGCAAGCGGCGGTGGAGACGGTCCTGTGCGAAATCACCAAGGTGGTCGGGACCAAGCTGGCGGGACTGCAGGTCGAGATCGCCGAGACCCTGAACGAAAACCAGACCCTGAAACGGAGGCTGAAAAGAACCGAGACCGAGTTGAAATCGGTGCGGGAACGGGAGAAAACGAGCCGAGCGAAAACGACCAGCAACAAACGACACGCTCCCCATTTCACGGAGCAGCTCGGCGTGCCGTCGTgggcaaacaacaacaacaacaacccggCTTTTGTCCCGCATCCTAAGGACCGTGGACTAAACGTGGACGAACCGTGTGTCTCCTTCCTTGGGGACCAAGTGACCGAGGCTGGGACCGAGTACAACGCGGCCAGTTTTGCCCATTGTTTGCCCATCTTGATTAACCGGGACTGCGGCACGCTTGCAGATCCCGAAACGTCGCATCTGATCATCCAGGAGGATGGGACCGATCGCAGTGTATCGATCAGGGATGATGCCTTTCCACGGATCGATGATATCTGGGGGGGAGGCGGCGCTACAG GCAGGGGCATCGAGGAGGACCAGGATTATCAAAGATCCCAGGAGCACTGTGTCCCGAACGAGGGACTGGATCCTCTtcacattaaagaggagctctCTGATATTCGATCTGTCCTCATTGGAGATGAGGGCACGCATCCTGCCTGTGTTACGGATCCCGCTTCTGAGTTGGATCCTGTCCCGGTTAAACAGGAGGATCCCGAACAGGACTGCGTTGAAATTAAAGAGGACCTGAATCGCTCCTCTGCGAGTTTGCCTTGCCCCAATAACTATGCTGGACTTGTGAATCAGTTCAGCATTGAAACGGAAAAAGCGGCCGCTTTTAAAAAGCCAAGAGGCTCCGCAAAGTGGCAGCAACCCAGAAAAATAGGAAAAACTCACTCGTTGTCTCAAAGTGTTGCAAGTCCCTCCTTCCCCGCTTTCAGGAAACAACACCAGCATATCAGTGTGTCCGAGAGAGCGTACGACTCTCCTCAGAGCTTGAGCCTGTTTGAAAACCTCCGACAGCACCAGCGTGTTctcacaggagagaaaccctatcacATGCCTGATCGGGGGAAGCGCTTCAAGGAAGAGGTTCAGCTTCGGCAGCACCAGCGTATTCCCACAGGAGAGAGCAGACACCCCTGTAACgtgtgtgggaagagtttcactcgTATAAAAACGCTTCATatacaccagcgcattcacacgggagagaagccGTACCCCTGCACCCACTGTGGGACAAGTTTCAGGCATCTAGACAGCctcaaaaaacaccagcgaattcacacaggagagaagccctaTAAATGTACAGAGTGTGGGAACATTTATAGGCACTTAACCAGCCTCAAACACCATCAGAGAATTCACGCAGGACAGAGATCTTAA
- the LOC117407690 gene encoding zinc finger protein 391-like isoform X2: MDVSVSVSFFKNELGPAIELAVQAAVETVLCEITKVVGTKLAGLQVEIAETLNENQTLKRRLKRTETELKSVREREKTSRAKTTSNKRHAPHFTEQLGVPSWANNNNNNPAFVPHPKDRGLNVDEPCVSFLGDQVTEAGTEYNAASFAHCLPILINRDCGTLADPETSHLIIQEDGTDRSVSIRDDAFPRIDDIWGGGGATEQQYPFCNEVTRTEHNILDAGTVNQLSYPSPSSMETRYIKEEISQIELITIKEEIPGLNPDPCDEEARSASADRLSDAASSFQASNPSPEINSAFTSDEFAVQRRLQIPEGDLPNACRECGASFRYSSSLKRHQRIHTAEKPFHCTVCGKSFKSGGNLRTHQQVHRGKKPYHCQECGSSFKELLHLEKHRRVHTRETPYRCQVCRKSFIRLGTLHIHQRIHTGEKPYHCTECGKSFRHSDCLKKHLRIHTGEKPYRCTECGESFSRLDYLKKHQQVHKGN, encoded by the exons atggacgtcagcgtctccgtgtcgtttTTTAAAAACGAGCTCGGCCCCGCCATCGAGCTGGCCGTGCAAGCGGCGGTGGAGACGGTCCTGTGCGAAATCACCAAGGTGGTCGGGACCAAGCTGGCGGGACTGCAGGTCGAGATCGCCGAGACCCTGAACGAAAACCAGACCCTGAAACGGAGGCTGAAAAGAACCGAGACCGAGTTGAAATCGGTGCGGGAACGGGAGAAAACGAGCCGAGCGAAAACGACCAGCAACAAACGACACGCTCCCCATTTCACGGAGCAGCTCGGCGTGCCGTCGTgggcaaacaacaacaacaacaacccggCTTTTGTCCCGCATCCTAAGGACCGTGGACTAAACGTGGACGAACCGTGTGTCTCCTTCCTTGGGGACCAAGTGACCGAGGCTGGGACCGAGTACAACGCGGCCAGTTTTGCCCATTGTTTGCCCATCTTGATTAACCGGGACTGCGGCACGCTTGCAGATCCCGAAACGTCGCATCTGATCATCCAGGAGGATGGGACCGATCGCAGTGTATCGATCAGGGATGATGCCTTTCCACGGATCGATGATATCTGGGGGGGAGGCGGCGCTACAG agcagcaatatcctttttgtaacgaggtgaccagaactgaacacaatattctag ACGCAGGCACAGTGAATCAACTCTCCTATCCCAGCCCCAGCTCCATGGAAACCAGGTACATCAAGGAGGAAATATCACAGATAGAACTGATCACCATCAAAGAGGAGATTCCTGGGCTGAACCCTGACCCCTGTGATGAGGAGGCCCGTTCTGCCAGCGCTGATCGCCTCTCCGATGCAGCGAGCAGTTTCCAGGCCTCGAACCCGAGCCCTGAGATTAACAGCGCGTTCACCTCCGATGAATTTGCAGTTCAGAGACGTTTGCAAATCCCAGAGGGAGATCTTCCGAACGCCTGTAGAGAATGCGGAGCCAGCTTCCGCTACTCCAGCTctttgaaaagacaccagcggaTTCACACTGCGGAGAAACCCTTTCACTGCACTGTCTGTGGTAAGAGCTTCAAGTCAGGAGGCAACCTTCGAACGCACCAGCAGGTTCACAGAGGGAAGAAACCGTACCACTGCCAAGAATGCGGCAGCTCCTTCAAGGAACTCCTTCATCTTGAGAAGCACAGACGGGTTCACACCAGGGAGACCCCGTACCGCTGCCAGGTGTGTCGGAAGAGCTTCATTCGCTTGGGAACGCTCCAtatccaccagcgcattcacaccgGAGAGAAGCCCTATCACTGCACCgagtgtgggaagagcttcaggcACTCCGACTGCCTCAAGAAGCACCTGAGAATTCACACCGGAGAGAAGCCTTATCGGTGCACGGAGTgcggagagagcttcagtcgcttGGATTACCTGAAGAAACACCAGCAGGTTCACAAAGGGAACTAA
- the LOC117407690 gene encoding zinc finger protein 23-like isoform X3, producing the protein MDVSVSVSFFKNELGPAIELAVQAAVETVLCEITKVVGTKLAGLQVEIAETLNENQTLKRRLKRTETELKSVREREKTSRAKTTSNKRHAPHFTEQLGVPSWANNNNNNPAFVPHPKDRGLNVDEPCVSFLGDQVTEAGTEYNAASFAHCLPILINRDCGTLADPETSHLIIQEDGTDRSVSIRDDAFPRIDDIWGGGGATDAGTVNQLSYPSPSSMETRYIKEEISQIELITIKEEIPGLNPDPCDEEARSASADRLSDAASSFQASNPSPEINSAFTSDEFAVQRRLQIPEGDLPNACRECGASFRYSSSLKRHQRIHTAEKPFHCTVCGKSFKSGGNLRTHQQVHRGKKPYHCQECGSSFKELLHLEKHRRVHTRETPYRCQVCRKSFIRLGTLHIHQRIHTGEKPYHCTECGKSFRHSDCLKKHLRIHTGEKPYRCTECGESFSRLDYLKKHQQVHKGN; encoded by the exons atggacgtcagcgtctccgtgtcgtttTTTAAAAACGAGCTCGGCCCCGCCATCGAGCTGGCCGTGCAAGCGGCGGTGGAGACGGTCCTGTGCGAAATCACCAAGGTGGTCGGGACCAAGCTGGCGGGACTGCAGGTCGAGATCGCCGAGACCCTGAACGAAAACCAGACCCTGAAACGGAGGCTGAAAAGAACCGAGACCGAGTTGAAATCGGTGCGGGAACGGGAGAAAACGAGCCGAGCGAAAACGACCAGCAACAAACGACACGCTCCCCATTTCACGGAGCAGCTCGGCGTGCCGTCGTgggcaaacaacaacaacaacaacccggCTTTTGTCCCGCATCCTAAGGACCGTGGACTAAACGTGGACGAACCGTGTGTCTCCTTCCTTGGGGACCAAGTGACCGAGGCTGGGACCGAGTACAACGCGGCCAGTTTTGCCCATTGTTTGCCCATCTTGATTAACCGGGACTGCGGCACGCTTGCAGATCCCGAAACGTCGCATCTGATCATCCAGGAGGATGGGACCGATCGCAGTGTATCGATCAGGGATGATGCCTTTCCACGGATCGATGATATCTGGGGGGGAGGCGGCGCTACAG ACGCAGGCACAGTGAATCAACTCTCCTATCCCAGCCCCAGCTCCATGGAAACCAGGTACATCAAGGAGGAAATATCACAGATAGAACTGATCACCATCAAAGAGGAGATTCCTGGGCTGAACCCTGACCCCTGTGATGAGGAGGCCCGTTCTGCCAGCGCTGATCGCCTCTCCGATGCAGCGAGCAGTTTCCAGGCCTCGAACCCGAGCCCTGAGATTAACAGCGCGTTCACCTCCGATGAATTTGCAGTTCAGAGACGTTTGCAAATCCCAGAGGGAGATCTTCCGAACGCCTGTAGAGAATGCGGAGCCAGCTTCCGCTACTCCAGCTctttgaaaagacaccagcggaTTCACACTGCGGAGAAACCCTTTCACTGCACTGTCTGTGGTAAGAGCTTCAAGTCAGGAGGCAACCTTCGAACGCACCAGCAGGTTCACAGAGGGAAGAAACCGTACCACTGCCAAGAATGCGGCAGCTCCTTCAAGGAACTCCTTCATCTTGAGAAGCACAGACGGGTTCACACCAGGGAGACCCCGTACCGCTGCCAGGTGTGTCGGAAGAGCTTCATTCGCTTGGGAACGCTCCAtatccaccagcgcattcacaccgGAGAGAAGCCCTATCACTGCACCgagtgtgggaagagcttcaggcACTCCGACTGCCTCAAGAAGCACCTGAGAATTCACACCGGAGAGAAGCCTTATCGGTGCACGGAGTgcggagagagcttcagtcgcttGGATTACCTGAAGAAACACCAGCAGGTTCACAAAGGGAACTAA
- the LOC131724867 gene encoding zinc finger protein 572-like isoform X2: MDSVKIESVQIKEEFLELVPIRVEFSELASLPIKQELCEMQGDSSQPEVSEIKDEHDELESPQTEEPHPVKQEEVLEIIQIKREPPLVEFEHVEAGKEEWEDLKPNLPELEPVRLRECSVVLERICVREQGAGEEGSPNSTQGGSSPAAKVRAGGGNDPVCVKSFTKSRDLKRHQRTHTGEKPYPCTRCAKSFSHAGTLKAHQRVHDKVNCCSDCGKCFSRTDQLEIHRRIHTGEKPYRCSDCGKRFNNLGGLQEHRRVHTGEKPYRCSDCGKGFDRKHSLVSHQRIHTGEKP, translated from the exons ATGGACAGCGTGAAGATTgagtctgtccagattaaagaggaatTTCTTGAACtcgtccccattagagtggagttctcagagctggcttccctccccattaaacaggagctctgtgagatgcaaggtgacagcagccagccagaggtctctgagattaaagatGAGCACGATGAACTGGAGagcccccagacagaagaaccccatcctgtgaaacaagaagaggtgctggaaatcaTCCAGATCAAACGGGAGCCCCCGTTAGTAGAGTTTGAGCATGTGGAAGCAGGGAAGGAAGAATGGGAGGACTTGAAACCAAAcctccctgagctggagcctgtgcgcctgcgagagtgtagcgtggtgctggagagaatctgtgtgagagagcaaggcgctggagaggaaggctctcccaacagcacgcaaggag gttccagtccagcagctaaagtgaGGGCGGGCGGTGGAAACGATCCTGTCTGTGTGAAGAGTTTCACAAAGTCAAGagacctgaaaagacaccagcgaactcacacaggagagaaaccgtatcccTGCACTCGCTGTGCGAAGAGTTTCAGTCACGCAGGcaccctgaaagcacaccagcgagtTCACGATAAAGTgaattgctgctctgactgtgggaagtgtttcAGTAGAACAGACCAACTTGAAATACACcggcgaattcacacaggagagaaaccgtatcgctgctctgactgtgggaagag attcaatAATTTAGGAGGCTTGCAAGAACACCGgagagttcacacaggagagaaaccgtaccgctgctctgactgtgggaagggtTTCGATAGAAAACACagtcttgtttcacaccagcgaattcacacaggagagaaaccttaa
- the LOC131724867 gene encoding zinc finger protein 239-like isoform X1 gives MDSVKIESVQIKEEFLELVPIRVEFSELASLPIKQELCEMQGDSSQPEVSEIKDEHDELESPQTEEPHPVKQEEVLEIIQIKREPPLVEFEHVEAGKEEWEDLKPNLPELEPVRLRECSVVLERICVREQGAGEEGSPNSTQGGSSPAAKVRAGGGNDPVCVKSFTKSRDLKRHQRTHTGEKPYPCTRCAKSFSHAGTLKAHQRVHDKVNCCSDCGKCFSRTDQLEIHRRIHTGEKPYRCSDCGKRFNNPGSLKIHQRIHTGEKPYRCSDCGKRFNNLGGLQEHRRVHTGEKPYRCSDCGKGFDRKHSLVSHQRIHTGEKP, from the exons ATGGACAGCGTGAAGATTgagtctgtccagattaaagaggaatTTCTTGAACtcgtccccattagagtggagttctcagagctggcttccctccccattaaacaggagctctgtgagatgcaaggtgacagcagccagccagaggtctctgagattaaagatGAGCACGATGAACTGGAGagcccccagacagaagaaccccatcctgtgaaacaagaagaggtgctggaaatcaTCCAGATCAAACGGGAGCCCCCGTTAGTAGAGTTTGAGCATGTGGAAGCAGGGAAGGAAGAATGGGAGGACTTGAAACCAAAcctccctgagctggagcctgtgcgcctgcgagagtgtagcgtggtgctggagagaatctgtgtgagagagcaaggcgctggagaggaaggctctcccaacagcacgcaaggag gttccagtccagcagctaaagtgaGGGCGGGCGGTGGAAACGATCCTGTCTGTGTGAAGAGTTTCACAAAGTCAAGagacctgaaaagacaccagcgaactcacacaggagagaaaccgtatcccTGCACTCGCTGTGCGAAGAGTTTCAGTCACGCAGGcaccctgaaagcacaccagcgagtTCACGATAAAGTgaattgctgctctgactgtgggaagtgtttcAGTAGAACAGACCAACTTGAAATACACcggcgaattcacacaggagagaaaccgtatcgctgctctgactgtgggaagaggttcaataaccctggatccctgaaaatacaccagcgaatccacacaggagagaaaccgtatcgctgctctgactgtgggaagagattcaatAATTTAGGAGGCTTGCAAGAACACCGgagagttcacacaggagagaaaccgtaccgctgctctgactgtgggaagggtTTCGATAGAAAACACagtcttgtttcacaccagcgaattcacacaggagagaaaccttaa
- the LOC131724853 gene encoding zinc finger protein 501-like codes for MRPVVSHTAKDKMDFSVSVSFFQDELASTIEHAVKAAVDTVLCQITKVVGGKFTEFRMEMAESAKENSALKLKLQRYMEAAERSVAKRDPPDVRQENSNTTGSGAGLSQSSPASLFGEPAIDPAAHGVLDPPPCCFQSKREHTVQAMRGRPEHASGAQLDLSKSTRDVLAGFQQCGHGEEEWEGDCGVTVRDTVELSHPGPKLLKERVSELESVLKDDEPMYITADGIYSKPLLCLHGLNYCVECQESYLTSLQQGAAAEKPHQCPDCGKRFKQPGHLKTHRQVHSSVEKVFSCGDCGKSFNQLVKLRQHQRIHTGEKPYQCSECGKSFSRLDKLKQHHRIHTGERPFHCGDCGKSFNQLVKLQQHQRIHTGEKPYLCTACGKRFSRLDKMKQHQRVHKGALESGERASSSQDPSNAQ; via the exons ATGAGACCGGTGGTATCCCACACTGCTAAAGATAAGATGGATttcagcgtctccgtgtcgttctttcaagacgagctcgcctctaccatcgagcacgcagtgaaagcggctgtagacaccgtcttgtgccaaatcacaaaagttgtcggcggcaaattcactgaattccgaatggaaatggccgAAAGTGCCAAAGAAAACTCTGCCCTCAAACTCAAATTGCAGAGATACATGGAAGCCGCGGAGAGGAGCGTTGCAAAACGAGATCCGCCGGACGTGCGACAGGAAAACAGCAACACGACCGGCTCCGGGGCGGGCTTGAGTCAGAGTTCCCCGGCTTCGCTGTTCGGCGAACCCGCGATTGATCCGGCGGCTCACGGCGTTCTCGATCCCCCGCCGTGTTGTTTTCAATCGAAACGGGAGCACACGGTTCAGGCGATGCGGGGCAGACCGGAGCATGCGAGCGGCGCTCAGCTTGATCTCAGCAAATCCACCCGAGACGTGCTGGCCGGCTTTCAGCAGTGTGGACACGGCGAGGAGGAGTGGGAGGGTGACTGTGGGGTAACAGTACGAG ACACGGTTGAACTGTCTCACCCCGGACCGAAGCTGCTGAAAGAACGCGTCTCTGAGTTGGAGTCCGTCCTCAAAGACGATGAGCCCATGTACATCACCGCTGACGGCATTTACTCCAAACCACTGCTCTGCCTCCACGGGCTAAACTACTGCGTGGAGTGCCAGGAGAGCTATCTGACctccctccagcagggggcagcagcaGAGAAACCACACCAGTGCCCAGACTGCGGCAAACGCTTCAAACAGCCCGGCCATCTCAAAACTCACCGGCAGGTTCACTCCTCCGTGGAAAAGGTCTTCTCCTGCGgagactgtgggaagagtttcaaccAACTGGTCAAGCTGAGAcagcaccagcgcattcacactggagagaagccgtatcagtGCTCGGAGtgcgggaagagcttcagtcgGCTGGACAAGCTGAAGCAGCACCATCGGATCCACACGGGCGAGAGGCCCTTCCACTGCGgagactgtgggaagagtttcaaccAGCTGGTCAAACTGCAGcagcaccagcgcattcacactggagagaagccctATCTGTGCACAGCGTGCGGGAAGAGGTTCAGCCGGCTGGATAAGATGAAGCAGCACCAGCGCGTACACAAGGGGGCGCTGGAGAGCGGGGAGCGCGCGTCCTCCAGCCAGGACCCCAGCAACGCGCAGTGA